The genomic window GACCAAATAAGGTCAAACATGATGATAAATAATGAGGTAAGACCAAATAGTTCCTATATTTGGTTGAGTTTATGCATCAGGCCTATGTATGGAATTGTGACTCCAAGTTAGGTATGCATCTAGGTAATTGGTACACATTAAGGTGTAAAATGTTACCATACACACGCCCTATTTTTGATTTGTCTCAGATCCTTCTTATGTTACTAGATTTCCTTCCTCCACAGTTCAGATGGGTCGAGTTCGCATATTTCATCCCAATCTGCAGTTCATTGGGTTGGGTATAGGTTCAAAGTATGTTGACTCTTGACTCCACATGATCCATGGGCTCAGTGGATTTCTAACCATGCAGTTAGCAAAAGAAGAAAGGAATAAAAAGAAATCGATTTACAGTAAGCTGGTTGGATTTCTTTCGATTCTAGGGTTGAAAATAAGTTTGATAAAATTTCACCGTATCCATTGTCATatccaaatcaaaaattttgatatatgacCAAACCTAGTACTTATATCCAAATTCGGATATTTGATAACAAAAATTCTCTAAAAGAATTTGAATAACCCAAATTCTAGTTTAAATGACAAGCTCTCAACCACGGACTCTATTTCTACTTTATGATAAGCAATTTTTCttacttaattatatatattaagatAATTCAATAATCACTTGATGTATATTgggatttatattttaattattattattcgtaaaagataattttttatttaatattgattgttataaaaatctaaaaacaTTAATAATTTCTATATACTTCTATATTTATATGTAATTTTTCTTATAAGctctttaagaataaataattcttGGTTATTTTATTTGTGCTATAATTAAACTGTTATAATAGTATTTGTTGCAAaacaatatattttatattatctttttattttaaatagttttgttttttattttactATAAATTTAGTTGGACTAGTGATATTAGACCCTTAGTTAGGTTGGTTTTCGTGCAGGTTTAATAACTCTGCCCTAAATTCTTAATTATCTATGTATTGTACATATACATTTAAGTTATATATATATCTTGTATATGTGCAGTGTGCATACTAAATTCTGTTCCCATCTTTGatgattatataatattattaatttctaTTATTGTGTTCTactaaaatttgatttatatctaaataatatctaatttatgtttatattaaaaaatatagatataaataagattcaatttatatctatatccaaTCAAAATAAGTAtagatatatttaattattaatttataataaatatgaatatatcaGTATTTGATTCCTTTTTGGTCGCCATGCAATGCAAGATTTTGGAACCGTCCGGCGCTgttccttttttgttttttgctGCTCCGAGTTGTGCCAGCCCTAGCCGGGCCGAAGTACGCTGCTTCTTCCTTTTTACCAATCCCTCGCCCCTTCGTTAATCCTCTTCTCTCTCCCGAAGCGCGAATAGAGATGaagctctccttctccctctcctccaAACCCTCCTCCACCTCCCGCCCCAATCCCCCCAAGGAGGTACGCAATGGCGGCGGCAAGGCGGAGGACGTCGAGCCTAAGCCCCAATTCGTCACCGTATTCGACCCCGCCCAAACCCTAGACACCCCTGCCAAGCTCGTCATCCCCCCCATACCCAACGCTGACCTCCACCCGaccaagaagatgaagaacctCCCCCTCCCCACCGCCGACGATGACCCCTCCGCTGCCGTCGCCTCCGAAACGCGCTTTGTCCTTGACACCTCCACCGGCGACGCCCCCGCCTCCAACATCTCCTACGGCCTCACACTCCGCTCCAACGGCGCCGCCGCCTCCGCCGATTCTAGATCCCAGGAGGAGGACGGAGACCGCTGCCGCGCCACCTTGGTGGAGGACTCGATGCTGAGGAGATTCAAGGAAGACATGAAGAACCTCCCGGAAGATCGCGGCTTTGACGAATTTAACGACATCCCGGTCGAGGGCTTTGGTGCTGCGCTTCTTGCTGGGTATGGGTGGTCGGAGGGCAAGGGGATCGGCCGGAATAACAAGGGGGATACCAAGGTCGTCCTATATGAGCGGAGGGCTGGGACCGAAGGGTTGGGATATGTCCCTTCCTCGAGTGATCCCAAGAAGAGGAAGGGCCAATGGATTGCCCAGGAacggaaggagaaggagaaggaaaaggagaaacaggagaaggataaggagaaaGATAAGTTTGTTAGGGTTATATCAGGACGGCATACTGGGATGAAAGGCAAGGTTTTGAAGGGTTCAGTGGCCTCCAAGGTCCTTTTGAAGCTGCTTGAGACTGGAGAGGAGGTCAAGCTTGAAGGTGGTATGGTCGTTGAGTTGGGCTCCGAGAAGGAAGAGAAATTCTTGGGGAGATTGAATGAATTAAGGATTGTGGATAAGGATGACAAGAGGGAGGATAGGAGGAAAGGGGACAAGAGGAGGGAAGAGAAGAGTAGGGATGAGGAAGTGAAGAAAGGTAAGGACTTGCACCAGAGGTCGAGCAGTGGCTGTGGGGAAAGGAGGAGAACGGTTCGATGGCTCAAGAATCACATTAGAGTTAGGATAATCAGTGAGAATTTCATGGGAGGTAAGCTGTTTCTGCAGAAGGGGGAGGTCGTGGATGTGGTTGGCCCCACCACATGTGATATTGCAATGGATGGCAGCAGAGagctgttgcagggagtggaccAGGAGATCCTTGAGACTGCACTGCCCAGAAGAGGGGGACCGGTCCTTGTGCTCTCTGGGAAGCACGAGGGTGTCTTTGGAAGCCTGGTGGAGAGGAACAAGGAAGATGAGACAGCTGTGGTCAGGGATGCAGACACTCATGCTTTGATAACTGTGAGGCTGGAGCAGATCGCGGAGTACACTGGGGATCCAAGCTATATTGGACATTAATTCTTGTAATGCTGACAACATAGTAGCAACTGTTTTGGGCGGAGGTAATTATTGCTATCCATTTATTTCTTGGTAATTATGTTTTTGTTCCCCCCTTGTCCTAAGTCATTTGAATTCTTTGCAACAGAGCATCACTTAATTAGAAATAAGAAGTAGCTAGAAAATTGATGCTATCGTTTTGTTATTTCCGTCATAATTCAGTTATCTTTCACAGATAGGAACTATAAAATTAGAATCCAATTCCTTATGGATTGGTGCAAAGTTGATAGACAAAACATTTGCAAAAATTTTCCGTCCAGGATACTTGATTGTACTTTCAACAATTAGACTGTGAACTACATATCATACACTTGTTATATTCCCTTTTAGACTGTGGTTGTGTATATGAAAATTTAATATCAAAGGTTCTAACAATCATAAGACAGAAAGGGTCAAAGATGAGAGGATGCGGGACATGATGACATTGTGGGCCAAATGTTATCCACAGACCttttataatttctttgcatatttATGGTATCTTCAagcaaaatgataaagttatggatgGATAGTTTGAAATTTTTGATCATGAGAAAAGCCCTGGTTTAGATTGCCAAAACTGCAACACATGGGATCTTAGGGAAGAAAGAATCTGAGGTATTTGAAGAAGATATATTGTAATCAAGCCAAACTTAACATTTCTGGCCTGAAGAAAATTGATTCCAAACTTTTGGTAACAATTCAAAGCAGTTAAATATTCTTATGTTGGGAACATCCCTTCACAGCACCCTCACCCCctggggccaaaaaaaaaaaaccaaaaaaaaggaaaaaaagagctTTCTTGAAATAAGTTAGATGAggtatatctttgtatattaaaggGTTAGTTTCTAAATTCGCTTTATTGGAAAAAGTCATATGGTCTTAACGTAATAATTTATTCAAAGACTAGATGATAAATGTCATCATTAAAGGAGACTGGTCTACATCATCAATGACTTTTGGTGTTGCttctaataatataaaaaattctgCTGAAGTTTATGAAGTCTAGATGAGGTATATCTTTGTATATAAATGATGGTTATATGACACAACAACTTTGAACTGGTTTTACTTATACTTTTGAGGAAAACACTTCTTCCTATTAAAAAGACCAAAGGGACATTCAAATAAAAGTTCTGAAAAGTTGGCGGACTTTGGAGGgatcatatttagaaaaaatgAAAACCTGAACTATTTGACTATTAACAGGGAAAAGCAAATTCTAGAGGAATTATTTCAATCACAAATATAAGTAGCCATGAACTTAAGTTTTAACAGGTCAAAAAACCAACAACGTTTGGGTGTTCAAGTCAATTGTTTTATTTTTCATTGCGACAAAAGGCCATACTATGTGCTAAAAATATCGTCTTCAATTGACATACGTGCCATCTCATGTCATTGGCATATGCATTGTCAAGAAGTGCAAGAATGATGCATTAAGGTTTATTGTTTTGGTTGTTAGACTTGGTGGGACAACCAAATTGGATGATTATTCTAATAGATTTCTTTTGGATCTCTGCTGTAATTTCTGAGCATCTGAGGTCACTTGTGGGATGATAGAGGGGAGAGTTTTAAGAAAGCTTAGCAAATAAGGGGTTTATGGTTATCTAAAATGTTGGACACCACCACCACAGAATTTTTTTCGATACCACTCGCGTTGCACTCGATCACGTGTAGATACcgcaagagaaagaaagaagagaaaaatacaagataagagaaaacaatcaagtacgtggatcaaccaaaaggctcgcctccacggggcatgtaaagcttcaatatgaaaaataacaACTACAAGAAGAGATCCTCACACTCTCAACTCTTATATAcaatctctctcaactagaagctaccctTACAAAGTTTTTACTAGAACCCAGGAGACTCTTTGCCTCTCACAACTCTTTACTGTTGCGGAACCACAGGGTTCTTTGCCGACTGCTGCTACCACGGATACCCTATCCTCTGTTCGCCACAAGTCTTTTTAAAAGCTTCAAACCGAGTCCAGATCGAAGACTGGACTCCGATTAAAACTCAAGAAACTTTCCAAGCCATTAGATCAAGTTCCTGATCACTCTGATCATGCCCGCATGCACTGCAGGCCGTCGAATCGCGCATCGGTCCACGGAAAAGTCTGTAGACCGCAAGAAACCTTGCGGAAATGCCTGCTGGTCCACTATGGACCGCGAGAAGCCGCTGGAAAACCATCTGCTGGTCCACGCTCCTCCCATGGACTGCGGTCCGCAGTGGACCGCGATACACTGCGCGGTCTGGGCTGTGCTTACGCATGGGCTGCGCTCGCGCTCGCATGCTGGGCCGCACGGGCACCTGTTCTGCCGGCCCATGGGCCCCTCCAACTACTCCCATCTGCTCCTTCGTGCATATTTCTTCCgtttggactccgtttggactgttcttgggcttgttggactccgttcgtcatcctgGATCTCGTTCTAGGCTTATTGTGGACCAAATCTTGAGACGTTTTCCTCAACATAAAAAAAATTGCAGTTGAGGTCAGGAGCTAACAATTGTAATTGGGAGGGATAGGTAGAGTCTTTAGGGATCTGGGTATCTGAGCTAATAAAATCAGTATTAGGCCTTTAGGTTTTGGCAATGGGTTGCTTAGGTTGATCTTAGGGGACTGGATGTGGCAATGAGTTTTAGGCTTTGTTCTTAGTACTTGTGCAGCTAGACGGATTAGGTCTGCTGCATATGTTTGCTGTAGTAAGTCAGCGGCGAGAATAATAGAAGGGAAGAAGACAGAATGAAGCAGTGTGATGGAGTAAGTTAATagaggaaagaagagaaagaatattGAGGGGAAGGGAGAGGGGGGAACAATGTCTGAATAATTAGTTATTTAGAAATCTTGAACACTGCATTGGACTAACCATGGCTTGAAATTTTTGTTGTGGCTGCCAAATCAGGGCATGTCAATTTTGGCCAAAACTGCTCCAGAATTGTGGTTGGTAATTAAAGTGTTTTAATCGCTGCAGCTCTTCTGCCATTTACCTCATTCCCTTGAGTTTCAAAAGGCATCTACGAAAACTAGACATAAAATTTGCAAGTTTTAAAAAGAACTGGAAGCGTTTAGTATCGGAACTACCAGAGATTTAGAGAATAAATCCTGAGAGTTTTGGCCATCATAGTGCTTATTATCTCAGGGATGTTTAGATCGCCATCTATTAGCTTGTCATGAAGCAATATATTACACTTTGAAATGATGGGACACATAATTCTTGATTTCTGTAATCTTAAATAGtagcttttgatttttttttttcccaagtaTGAAACCAGGGAAAAGGGTATGTACTGGGTCTAGCAATATAACATACATTAGAATGATCTAAGCTTCATGAATTCCTctgcttttttctttctttcctttttttttttttagagatttcCTGACTCTTTAgtccttatttatttatttatttattttttgtctaAAACTTTTGACATTAGAGCTGAAACTTTTGAAATGGAATTGAACTTGGTGTCTCAGCTGAaaccaaaattaaaattacatTCTCTGGCCTCAGAATGACACAATATCCTCTACTAAGTTTTGATTCCTTTATGCTCTTATGCCTAGGAGATGAAAGAAATACAGGGAAACCTTCAAATCTCAGTAACCATAACCATACAACTGTCAGTGCTGGTCCAAGAGCAGATGAAAAGGAGATGGGCTGCCAGTTAGGTTGATAGCCAGTCATAAGAGGGCATGTTAGACTATATAAATAGAACCAAATCTTCATATCCTGATAATATATGGAAAAAGAAATATATAGTCATATT from Elaeis guineensis isolate ETL-2024a chromosome 4, EG11, whole genome shotgun sequence includes these protein-coding regions:
- the LOC105043277 gene encoding protein MOS2, producing the protein MKLSFSLSSKPSSTSRPNPPKEVRNGGGKAEDVEPKPQFVTVFDPAQTLDTPAKLVIPPIPNADLHPTKKMKNLPLPTADDDPSAAVASETRFVLDTSTGDAPASNISYGLTLRSNGAAASADSRSQEEDGDRCRATLVEDSMLRRFKEDMKNLPEDRGFDEFNDIPVEGFGAALLAGYGWSEGKGIGRNNKGDTKVVLYERRAGTEGLGYVPSSSDPKKRKGQWIAQERKEKEKEKEKQEKDKEKDKFVRVISGRHTGMKGKVLKGSVASKVLLKLLETGEEVKLEGGMVVELGSEKEEKFLGRLNELRIVDKDDKREDRRKGDKRREEKSRDEEVKKGKDLHQRSSSGCGERRRTVRWLKNHIRVRIISENFMGGKLFLQKGEVVDVVGPTTCDIAMDGSRELLQGVDQEILETALPRRGGPVLVLSGKHEGVFGSLVERNKEDETAVVRDADTHALITVRLEQIAEYTGDPSYIGH